In Muribaculum gordoncarteri, the genomic window TAGATGGCAACCAACAGGCTGCGTACTGTCGAGTCAAAAGGATTCGTGATTGTGCCTCCTGCGTTCTTGATCATCTTCACATCACCGTTTTTAATTCCGAGGGCTGCCGGCAGAAGTTCTACGAGCCGGGTGTCCATGCAGGTGACGATTGCGATTTTCTTGTCGGGGTATTTTGAAGTCTTGTACTTCTCATACTCCTTTGTTTCTACAAATCTGCGATTGAATCGCAACATCTCTTCAATCATGGTCTATTGTTGTTTAAAAGTTGAATCGATTGTAAGCTTTATCGCTTTGCGAGTCGTTGATGTGACGGGGAAATGCCGTGATGCACGCATACCCATTACCCACAGTATTACACCGTTGCGGGTGAGCAGCCATGTGAGTTGCTTGTCGTACAACGACATTTTGGCGTCGGAAAATATGTCGCTCACAAGTCGGCTGCCTTTCATGCCGAAGGGTGACATCCTGTCGCCTTCGCGCCAGTGTCGTATTACGAATTTGGGGTCGCCTTCCAGTGCCGATGAATCGAGATACATCGTGTTGGCGTCACGTGTAAACTTTATGTCGTCGGCATTGACTGATTCGCAGGTCAATCCCCGGGGAAGTGACGACTTGTCGTTCAGGTCTATTTCAATCTCTTGATCATGGATTGTCGTATGTGGTGACACTATGAGTGTCCCACGGTCGATGAGCGCTTTATGGTCGGCTGAGAAGAACTCCTTTCCCGATGAGTCGGCCGATGCAATCATGTCGGCTGCCTGGGCGTGATTGAAGCCATATCGTTTTATCGATTCATACAGCAATTGAACGGAATTTTGGCACTCTTTGGCCATTCGGGCTATGTCGATGCTGTTGTCGGCCGACCGGTAGGGTGCCTTAAGCGCATTTACGCCTTCATTGAACAGCTGAAGGTTGTCATGCAGGTTGTCGATTGTCGTCGTAATCGTGTTTTCGGCATCGGGAAACAGCTCATATAGCTGTGGGAGCACAACGTTACGCAGCCGGTTGCGCTTTACATCGTTGATGAGGTTGGTGCTGTCGGTTACATACTCGATGCCGTTACGTGACAGATATTCGATGATTTCACGGCGTGACGTGTCGAGCAGCGGACGGATAATGCATCCGTTGACTGCTTTCATACCGGCAACTCCGGTGATTCCGCTTCCTCGCAGAACGTTCAGAAAGAATGTTTCGATGTTGTCATCGCGATGATGGGCTACGGCTACCGGAATGTCACCGTATTTTGCTGAAAGTTCCCGAAACCAGTCGTAACGCAGGTCACGGCATGCCATTTCGGTTGACACTCCGTGGGCTTTTTTGTATGACTCGACATCGAAGTGTATCTCTTCATATTCGGCATTGAATCGGGCTGCCGTCATCGCGGCGTGTCGTCGGTCACGTTCCGACTCCTCGCCGCGCAGGTGAAAGTCGCAGTGGGCTGCTGTGCACCGGTAACCCAGTGCGGTCAGCACGGCGAGCAATGCCACGGAATCGGCCCCGCCGCTCAATGCCACAATTACATGCTGCTCAGGGTCGAGCATACCGTTACGCTCGATATTCGCTTTTACTTTATCGACAAAATCCATGACTGCATCAGGTGCGGTTGTTTGATATTATTACTCGGCGATTGGATTTTATTTCCAAAGTTACAGAAAAATTTTGTAATTTTGTCGCAATAAAGTAATTGACACAGCTATGTTAGAAAAAATAAATTCTCTCAAGGCCGAAATCGAGCAGCTTACCGCTGCCAATGCCGGTGAGGTAGAAGCACTTCGCATCAAATATCTTAGCAAGAAAGGCGAGATATCGGTTCTGTTCAATGAGTTCCGTAATCTGCCCGGTGATCAGAAGCGCGTCATAGGTGCTCCGTTGAATCAGCTTAAGGACTTTGCCACCAACCGCATAAACGAACTTCGTGAGTCGATGGGCAATGCCGACAATGTTGATCTGGATCTTGACCTTAGTCGCACTGCGTCACCTATAAAGCTTGGTACTCGTCACCCGTTGTCGCTTGTGCGCAACGAAATCGTGTCGATATTTTCACGCCTTGGATTCTCAATCGCCGAAGGCCCCGAGATAGAGGATGACTGGCATGTGTTCTCTTCGCTTAACTTTGCGGCCGACCATCCGGCACGTGACATGCAGGACACGTTCTTCATCCAGCGTAATCCCGATGTGCTGCTCCGCACTCACACTTCAAGCGTGCAGTCAAGAGTTATGGAAAAGGCTCAGCCGCCTATCCGTATAATCTGCCCCGGACGAGTTTACCGTAACGAGGCCATATCGGCACGTGCCCACTGCTTCTTCCATCAGGTTGAGGCGTTGTATGTCGACAAGAACGTGTCGTTTGTCGACCTTAAACAGACACTGCTCTACTTCGCACAGGAGATGTTTGGCCCCGAAACCAAGATACGCCTTCGCCCGAGTTACTTCCCGTTCACCGAGCCTTCAGCCGAGATGGATATATCATGTAACCTTTGCGGCGGTAAGGGATGCTCATTCTGCAAGCACACCGGATGGGTTGAGATTCTCGGTTGCGGTATGGTCGATCCCAATGTCCTTGACGCTTGCGGCATAGACTCCAAGGAGTACACCGGTTTTGCATTGGGTATGGGTATCGAGCGAATCACCAACCTCAAATATCAGGTCAAGGACTTGAGAATGTTCTCGGAAAACGACACTCGCTTCCTTGAGGAGTTCACAAGTGCCCATTAACAGCGTTACCCTATGGCTATGACCGTCAAAGAACGCTACAGGCAGGTGATAGAGTGGTTCAAGACCGCTATGCCGGTGGCCGAAACGGAGCTCCGATACGAGAATCCGTTTCAGCTTCTTGTGGCTGTCATATTGTCGGCTCAATGTACCGACAAGAGGGTCAACATGATTACTCCTCCGCTGTTTGAGGCTTTCCCGACGCCCGAGGCGATGGCTGCCGCTACACAGGATGACATATATGAGTACATAAAGTCGGTGTCCTATCCCAACAATAAGGCCCGCAATCTGCTCGGAGCTGCAAGGATGCTCGTCGAGGAGTTTGGCGGCGAGATGCCATCCGACATGGATGACCTCATAAAACTTCCCGGGGTAGGGCGCAAGACCGCCAATGTCATGCTGGCCGTAGTGTGGGGAAAGGCGGCGATGGCCGTTGACACCCATGTGTTCCGCGTGAGCGAGCGCATAGGTCTTACGACCAACAGCAAGAATCCGCTGCAAACCGAGAAACAGTTGTGCAAATATATTCCCGAGGATATAATTCCGCTTGCCCATCACTGGCTGATACTTCACGGGCGTTATGTGTGCAAGGCTCGCCGTCCCGATTGCCTTAATTGCGGATTGACCGGTGTGTGCCGATACTATCGCCGGGAAAATAAGGAGAAAACAAACAACGAAATCTGACGCGAATGGATGTAGAACAGACATTCCTTTTTATAATAGAGGTCGTAGGCACTGTCGCTTTCGCAATAAGCGGAATACGCATGGCTGCAGCCAAGCATTTTGACTGGTTTGGCGCTTATGTCGTGGGACTTGTCACCGCGATAGGCGGCGGTACGGTGCGAGACCTGCTTCTCAACATTCCCGTATTCTGGATGCAGACATGGTGGTATATCGCCGTGACGGGATTGTCGCTTATCGTAGTTATTGTGTTTCGCCGGATTCTTGTGAAGACGCGTGTCCTGTTCCTGTTTGACACCATTGGTCTTGCCTTGTTTGTAGTCATAGGAATCCAGAAGACTCTCGCCGTTGACTATCCTTTCTGGGTGGCCGTGATCATGGGTATTACAACGGGCGCTTTGGGCGGTGTGTTGCGTGACATACTTGTCAACAATGAACCGCTGTTGTTTCAAAAGGATATATATGCCACCGCGTGTCTTGCAGGAGGACTTGTATATTGGGTGGCCTATTATTGCGGCTTGTCGATGCCTGCTCAAGGCATTGCCTGTGCGGTGACGGTAATTGCCATGAGATTGCTTGCCGTAAGGTACAGCTGGTCGTTGCCTGTGCTGGTTGATATCGATGAAAATACCGGAAATAAAGTGTAATTGATTATGGCTAACGGATTGAAGCTCCCCAACAAATCACTGATGCAGTTCATCAAGTATGCCTGTGTAGGCGTGCTCAATACGCTTGTCACGCTTTGCGTGATATACGTGTGCAAAGCTTTGTTTGGTGTCAATCCGCTTGTGTCCAACGCCATCGGCTATGTTTGCGGCGTTGTCAACTCTTTCCTGTGGAATAAGAATTGGGTGTTTAAGTCGTCGGGCAACTACTACCGCGAGGCTATGATATTCCTTATAGGGTTCCTTATATGCTACGGATTGCAGCTGCTTACCGTTTGGCTGCTGAGCTATGAAACCCGCCTTGAATACTTTGAACTTAAGATTGCCGCGTTCACCCTTTCAGGCTATGGCCTTGCAACGCTTATAGGCAACGTGGTCTACACCTTGTCCAACTACGGATACAATAAAATCATCACTTTCCGAGGATAGCGGCGTCATCTGACGCTTCGTGACGATTGCGCTTGCCAAACAGCTTGTCGACAATCAATGCGATGAATCCGTCGCCGGTCACGTTACATGCCGTGCCGAAGCTGTCCATTGCTATATATAACGCTATCATGAGCGCTTGATCCTTTTCGGTAAATCCAAGCATGGACGCGAGCAGGCCGAGCGATGCCATTATAGAGCCTCCGGGTATGCCGGGGGCGGCGATTATCGTGACACCGAGCATACATATAAATCCGACAAACATGGGAAAATCATAGGGCAGGCCGTTCATTATCATCAAAGCCACGGCGCATGACACTATTTTAAGTGTGCTGCCCGACATGTGTATTGTGGCGCAAATCGGTATTACAAAACCCGCTATGTCCTCGCTTACTCCCATCTTGATAGCCTGACGCAGAGTCACGGGTATTGTAGCCGCTGACGATTGGGTGCCAAGTGCGGTGAAGTAGGCCGGGAGCATGGTAACCAGCAACTTGAACGGATTGCGTCGCACTACCAGTGCCGCGACGCAGTATTGGAGTACAAGGATGAAGATGTGCATTGCAAATATCACGAGTATCACCATGAAGAATGTCGCGAGTATGTCGCCCACTTGTCCCGATACGGTCATGTTGAGAAATATGCCGAAAATGTAGAGCGGCAGCAGGGGGATGATTATACTCTTAATAACCTTGGCCACTATGTCACGGAACTCATTGGCGCATTTTCTTAGGGTATTTCCTTCAAGATAGGCAATGCCTACTCCGAGCATGAATGAGATTACCAATCCCGTCATAACGCCCATCAACGGAGGTATTTCTACAGTAAAATAGGGGAGTAGGTCGGCGGCGTTTTTGAGGCCGCTGTCGATTGGTCTCGGATTTATCAGATGCGGGAATGTGGTTGCGCTTGTGAAGTAGGAGAGGAATCCAGCAAATATAGTGGCACCGTAGGCTATGGCGGCGGTCACAACCAGAACTTTTCCTGCTTTTCGGCCAATATCGGCTATGGCCGGAGTCACAAATCCTACAATGATGAGAGGAACGAGAAATCCGAGGAACTGGCTGAACAGTCCGTTGAAAGTCATGAATATTCTTCCAAGCCATTCGGGAAATATATATCCGCAACCAATACCGAGGGCAATGGCAAAAACTATTTGAAGGAGCAATCCTATCTTAATCTTCTTTTTTTCAGGCATTATGCAGGATGTTAGTAGTGAAAACTTTACCAAAAATAGTGCATTTTCGCGTTTATAACAATATTCTGACGAAGAAAGATTAGAATTATTATTATGAAATGATTTTTCACTTTGCTTAACAGCACGCATCGCTAATTAGTTACTTGTCGAGGTAATAGTGATAAATTGTAACGATATTGGCCGTAACATCTAATAATTTTGCATGAAATCAATGGCAATATTAAATTTGCTTTAGTAAAATCAAATGAATGCCGTCAAATGAATAAAAGAATCCTACTATGTGTCGTGACTATTGCGGGACTGTCGGTTGCACAAGCTCGTGATTGGAGTTACAATGATTGTATCGAGTATGCGCGTCAGCACAATATCTCGTTGCAGCAGTCGCGGATCAGCGGTGAATTGAGCGAGTACACTCTTGAAGAGTCAAAGGCCCAATGGCAGCCTACACTTGACTTTGCCACATCCCACACCTTGAGCAACACCCCGTGGGGGTATGGCAACAAAAACAGCTACAACAGCAACTACGGGTTGAATGCGGGCTGGACTGTGTGGAACGGTGGCGAGCGTGAAAACACCATCAAGCGCAACAAACTTCAGACTCAAATTTCATCGTTGAATACCGAGGACATGTTCCGTTCATTGGAAACCGATATGCTGTCGGTCTACATGAACATTCTCTACGCCAAGGAGTCGATAGCGATATACGAGGAGGCTGTCAAGCTTAGCGAGGCTCAGGCCGACCGTGCCCGTCAGCTGATGGAGAGCGGACGAATGTCACGCGTCGATTATGCGCAGTTGCAGGCCCAATACGAGCAGGATCGCTATTCACTGGTAAATGCACAGGGCACTTACGAAACACGCCTCATGGAGCTGAAGCGACTTCTCGAACTGGGCATCGATACTGAAATATCGCTCCAGGCCATTGAGTGGACGGCGCAGGAGGTGCTTGCCGAAGTTCCCCCGATTGAGGAGAGCTATCAGCTTGCGTTGGCTACCGATTCAAGACTTAAGGCCAATAAGCTTGAGGAGGAGAGTTCCGACTATGACATAAAGATTGCCAAGGCGGGTGCCATGCCTCGAATATCGTTGAATGCCGGAATAAGCACCGGATATTTTGCTCCGGGCAACAACTTCGGAGAGCAGATTAAGCGGAGTGTCAGCGAATCGATAGGACTCACGTTGTCATTGCCGATACTCGACGGCAAGAGAACCAAAATGGCTGTGGCACGCGCCAATGCGCAGCGCATTAATGCACAGCTTGACACGGAGTCGCGCCTCAACGATATAGCTCAGCAGATTGAGTCGTGCTATATCGACCTGCGTGCCGCACAGTCACGCTACACGGCAGGCGAGGAGCAGGTAAAGTCGGCTGAACTCAGCAACGAACTTGTCAACGAGCAGTTCAATCTCGGTCTTGTCAACACCATCGAGTTGCTCACTGCCCACAACAACCTCCTCGAAGCGCGACACTCGTTGCTTCAGGCCAAATACATGGCTATACTCGAACATAAGATGATTGAGTTCTATCGCACATCATCGGTAACTATGCCTTAACAAAACAAATAATTATAAATTATGAGAATCCAGCAATTAATTTACACTGCTTCGATTGCCCTGATGCTTTCGGCATGTTCAAAGGAAGCCAAGATTTCGCTTGAAACGGCCAAGGTTGAGGTAGGGGAGATCAGTGAGTCGGTGACTGCTACCGGAACTGTTGAGTCGGTGACGCAAGTCGATGTGGGTACACAGGTAACGGGTATAATTGATAAGTTATATGTCGATTACAACTCAGTGGTGACCAAGGGCCAGCTTTTGGCCGAGATTGAAAAGACTTTGCTTGAGAGCGACCTGAAGAGTGCCGACGCCAACATGGAATCGGCCCGTCTTACCTACGAATACAATAAGACTAACTATGAGCGTGACAAGAAACTTCACGACAAGCAGCTTATAAGCGATTATGAGTTCCAGACTTCGGCCAAGGACTATGAAGTGTCGAAAACTTCCTACGACAAGGCGCGTGCCGACCGTGTGAGAGCGGCAAAGAACCTGAACTATGCCGAAATATACTCGCCTATCGATGGTGTTGTGATTTCGCGTGAGGTCGAAGTGGGACAAACAGTTGTGTCCAACATGAACGTTGCAAACTTATATGTAATCGCCGACCTCGACAACATGCAGGTTGTGGGAAATGTCGATGAGGCCGACATAGGCCAGGTGAAGCTCGGTCAGGCCGTGACATTTACTGTCGACGCTTATCCCGAGATGGTGTTTAACGGAACCGTAACGCAGGTACGACTCAATCCCACCACTGAAAGCAATGTGGTTACCTACGAGGTTATCGTTGCCGCTCCCAATCCCGAACATAAACTGATTCCCGGTCTTACCGCTAATCTCACGATATATGTGACTCAGGAAAAGGATATACTGACGATTCCAAACAAGGCGTTCCGATTCCTGCCTCATGACTATCCCGATGCAAAGAATCTGCCCGCGGCTCCTGCCGATGTAGAGCCCTTTATGGCTGCCGAGCCCGACATGAAGCGGGTGTGGGTGGTGCGTGACAATGCTCTTGTGCCCGTGACAATAAAAACCGGAGTGAGCAACGGTGCTGTGACCCAGGTGATTTCGGGTATAGGCGAAAACGATGTCGTAGCCGTTGAGTACGACATGGGAATGCCGCAAATGGGAATGCCACAGGGCATGGGCGACGGCGAACGCAGTCCGTTTGCTCCCCAACCGCCGGGACAAAGGAAAAAGTGACATGAATAATTCCAATAACAGGAAATCATCATGAATACAAATCGAGAGATAATAAGGATTGAGAATTTGCGCCGTGACTTCGTCGTGGGCGGTGAAACCGTCCATGCCCTGCGAGGTGTGTCGTTCACGATTCACGAAGGTGAATTTGTAACGATAATGGGTACATCGGGTTCAGGTAAATCGACGCTTCTCAATCTGCTCGGATGCCTCGACACTCCCACTACCGGCGAATACAAGCTCGACGGAGTGTCGGTGCAATCCATGAGCAAAAATGAAAGGGCTGTGACGCGAAACCGCAAGATAGGATTCGTGTTCCAGAGCTATAATTTGCTTCCCAAGACCACGGCCCTTGAAAATGTCGAACTGCCTCTGCTCTACAACCCGAAAGTGTCGGCACGACAGCGCCGTGACATGGCCACGAAGGCTCTTGAGGCAGTGGGACTGCATGACCGGTTGTACCATAAAAGCAATCAGATGTCGGGAGGACAGCAGCAACGTGTTGCTATAGCACGTGCTCTTGTCAACGACCCCGTCATCATACTTGCCGATGAGGCTACCGGAAATCTTGACACCCGCACATCCTACAGCATTCTCGTGCTGTTTCAGCAGCTTCATTCGAGAGGACGAACGATCATATTCGTGACCCATAATCCCGATCTTGCCGCTTACTCATCGCGTAACATAGTGCTGCGTGACGGAAAAATCGTATCGGATGTTATTAACCCAAATCCGGCATCGGCCAAGGAGGTCTATGACTCGTTGCCTGCCGAAAACGACTGATGAATATGAAATTTGGCAATCTGTTTAAAATAGCGTTGAAGGCTCTCAATAACAATAAGATGAGATGCTTTCTCACGATGCTCGGCGTCATCATCGGTGTTGCGTCGGTGATAACCATGCTGGCAATCGGACAAGGTTCAAAGGACAGCATAAAGGCGCAGATATCGGAGATGGGTTCCAACATGATAATGATTCATCCCGGTAACATGCAGCGTGGCGGTGTGCGTCAAAGTGCCGATGACACTCAGTCGCTTGAGGTTGTTGACTTTGAAGCAATACGTGACGAAGCTGCCTTCGTTTCATCGATATCGCCTACTGTCAACAGCGGCGGCCAGTTTATCAACGGTAACAACAACTATCCATCGACAATATATGGAGTCACTCCCGACTATCTCGATATACGAAAGGTAAAAGTCGCCGACGGAGCCATATTCACCGAGCAGGATATAAAGTCGGCCGCCAAGGTGTGCCTGCTGGGAAAGACGGTCATTGACAACCTGTTTCCAAACGGGGAGAATCCTATAGGCAGGGTGGTGCGATTCAACAAGATACCGTTCACCGTCATAGGCACTCTCGAACCTAAAGGAACCAACTCCATGGGTATGGACCAGGATGATGTAGTGCTCGCGCCTTATACTACCATAATGAAGAGGGTGCTTGCAATCGACTACATTCAGGGACTTTATGCGAGTGCTGTTGACGAAGACATGACCGATGACGCAATCGATGAGATAACTGAAATACTACGACGCCAGCATAAACTGAAGGATGGTGCCATTGATGACTTTGAGATACGTTCCCAACAGGAGTTGAGCGAAATGATGAACTCCACGAGCGACATGATGACGGTGTTGCTTGCCTGCATAGCGGGAATTTCGCTCCTTGTGGGAGGTATAGGAATCATGAACATCATGTATGTGTCAGTTACCGAGCGTACCCGTGAAATAGGTCTGCGCATGTCTATTGGAGCACGTGGAATCGATATACTTGTCCAGTTCCTTATCGAGGCTGTGATTATCAGCGTTACGGGAGGTGTGATAGGTGTCATAGTTGGTGCACTTGCTTCATGGCTCGTGAATGTCGTAGCACATTGGCCAGTTTCAATCCAAGTTTATTCAGTGGTCCTTTCGTTTGTCGTATGTACCGTTACAGGAGTGTTCTTCGGATGGTATCCGGCAAAGAAAGCTGCAAATCTCGACCCGATAGAAGCTATTAGATATGAATAGTGAAATAAATAGTTACAAACAGCCTTCTCAGACACTGCAGAAGTGGGTGAAAGTAGTCACCCACTTCTTGTGTCTTGGTATAATCTTCATTCTTCCCGAGGTGCTTGTGAGCCGTAGTTTCCCGGCCGGGAGCGGTATCCCATGGGGAATGTATGCCAAGTCGCTGCTATTTGTGGCGGTGTTCTACATCAATTATTACATCATAATAGACTATTGCCTCGGAAGGCGTCGATGGGTGTTGAGGCTTACTGGACTTAATGTCGTCATAATCATCGTGACGCTGCTATGCGCTTATTTCTTGATGGATATGCATTCGGGCGAAATGCCGCGCCGCGTACCCCGTCATGTTGATGCGCACGCCGATTTGCTCAGGCGAGTGTCATTTCTGATGCGTGACGTGGTTATGGCGATTCTCACCGTGGCGTTGAGCGTCGCCATGAAGCTTAGCGACTATTGGGTGAAGCTTAACCGTCAGCGGCAGGAAATGGAGATGGTGCAGCACAAGGAAGAGCTTGAGAGCCTTAAGAAGCAGCTTAACCCTCACTTCCTTTTCAATACGCTGAACTCGATATATGCTCTCATAGCCATAAGCCCCGACAAGGCTCAGCAGGCGGTTCACGAGCTGAGTCAGCTGCTGCGTTACGTGCTCTATGAAAATTCGCCTACAGTTCCCATCCAGGATGAGCTTACATTCATTGACAACTATGTCAAGCTCATGAAGCTGCGCATAGGCGATAAGATGCCTATCAATGTCACGCTCGACAGCGGCGACTGCAATGACTGTCACATAGCTCCGCTGCTGTTCATCTCGCCGGTTGAGAATGCTTTCAAATACGGCAATACAGGTCGGTCGGGCGACAGCATCGACATTTCAATCGTGTGCCGCGAAGGATCGATACATTGTCACATCGCCAACAATTTCATCGATTCGGAGAAGCGTGACATAGCATCCTCGGGAATAGGAAATGTCAATCTTCGGCGTCGTCTTGACCTTATTTACGGCAACAAGGCCGAAATGTCGACAAAAATAGATGGCGACCGATATATAGTTGACATGATAATAACGTTATAATATAAAAACAAAGACTATATGCTTACATTACGTTGCTGCGTAGTAGATGATGAGCCTTTGGCTCAGGAACTGGTTGCGTCATATATCGAGAAGACTCCTTTCATGGAGCTTGTCGGTAAGTTCAGTTCGGCTCAGGATTCGGTCAAGACGATTCTTGAGGAGGATATTGATGTCGTGTTCCTTGACATACACATGCCACAGCTCAACGGGATGGAGTTTGCGAGAATAGTGCCTTCCACCTGTCGCATAATATTCACTACGGCCTATGACCGGTATGCCATCGAAGGGT contains:
- the tilS gene encoding tRNA lysidine(34) synthetase TilS; the encoded protein is MDFVDKVKANIERNGMLDPEQHVIVALSGGADSVALLAVLTALGYRCTAAHCDFHLRGEESERDRRHAAMTAARFNAEYEEIHFDVESYKKAHGVSTEMACRDLRYDWFRELSAKYGDIPVAVAHHRDDNIETFFLNVLRGSGITGVAGMKAVNGCIIRPLLDTSRREIIEYLSRNGIEYVTDSTNLINDVKRNRLRNVVLPQLYELFPDAENTITTTIDNLHDNLQLFNEGVNALKAPYRSADNSIDIARMAKECQNSVQLLYESIKRYGFNHAQAADMIASADSSGKEFFSADHKALIDRGTLIVSPHTTIHDQEIEIDLNDKSSLPRGLTCESVNADDIKFTRDANTMYLDSSALEGDPKFVIRHWREGDRMSPFGMKGSRLVSDIFSDAKMSLYDKQLTWLLTRNGVILWVMGMRASRHFPVTSTTRKAIKLTIDSTFKQQ
- the pheS gene encoding phenylalanine--tRNA ligase subunit alpha, coding for MLEKINSLKAEIEQLTAANAGEVEALRIKYLSKKGEISVLFNEFRNLPGDQKRVIGAPLNQLKDFATNRINELRESMGNADNVDLDLDLSRTASPIKLGTRHPLSLVRNEIVSIFSRLGFSIAEGPEIEDDWHVFSSLNFAADHPARDMQDTFFIQRNPDVLLRTHTSSVQSRVMEKAQPPIRIICPGRVYRNEAISARAHCFFHQVEALYVDKNVSFVDLKQTLLYFAQEMFGPETKIRLRPSYFPFTEPSAEMDISCNLCGGKGCSFCKHTGWVEILGCGMVDPNVLDACGIDSKEYTGFALGMGIERITNLKYQVKDLRMFSENDTRFLEEFTSAH
- the nth gene encoding endonuclease III, with product MTVKERYRQVIEWFKTAMPVAETELRYENPFQLLVAVILSAQCTDKRVNMITPPLFEAFPTPEAMAAATQDDIYEYIKSVSYPNNKARNLLGAARMLVEEFGGEMPSDMDDLIKLPGVGRKTANVMLAVVWGKAAMAVDTHVFRVSERIGLTTNSKNPLQTEKQLCKYIPEDIIPLAHHWLILHGRYVCKARRPDCLNCGLTGVCRYYRRENKEKTNNEI
- a CDS encoding trimeric intracellular cation channel family protein, translated to MDVEQTFLFIIEVVGTVAFAISGIRMAAAKHFDWFGAYVVGLVTAIGGGTVRDLLLNIPVFWMQTWWYIAVTGLSLIVVIVFRRILVKTRVLFLFDTIGLALFVVIGIQKTLAVDYPFWVAVIMGITTGALGGVLRDILVNNEPLLFQKDIYATACLAGGLVYWVAYYCGLSMPAQGIACAVTVIAMRLLAVRYSWSLPVLVDIDENTGNKV
- a CDS encoding GtrA family protein, which codes for MANGLKLPNKSLMQFIKYACVGVLNTLVTLCVIYVCKALFGVNPLVSNAIGYVCGVVNSFLWNKNWVFKSSGNYYREAMIFLIGFLICYGLQLLTVWLLSYETRLEYFELKIAAFTLSGYGLATLIGNVVYTLSNYGYNKIITFRG
- a CDS encoding dicarboxylate/amino acid:cation symporter, yielding MPEKKKIKIGLLLQIVFAIALGIGCGYIFPEWLGRIFMTFNGLFSQFLGFLVPLIIVGFVTPAIADIGRKAGKVLVVTAAIAYGATIFAGFLSYFTSATTFPHLINPRPIDSGLKNAADLLPYFTVEIPPLMGVMTGLVISFMLGVGIAYLEGNTLRKCANEFRDIVAKVIKSIIIPLLPLYIFGIFLNMTVSGQVGDILATFFMVILVIFAMHIFILVLQYCVAALVVRRNPFKLLVTMLPAYFTALGTQSSAATIPVTLRQAIKMGVSEDIAGFVIPICATIHMSGSTLKIVSCAVALMIMNGLPYDFPMFVGFICMLGVTIIAAPGIPGGSIMASLGLLASMLGFTEKDQALMIALYIAMDSFGTACNVTGDGFIALIVDKLFGKRNRHEASDDAAILGK
- a CDS encoding TolC family protein — protein: MNKRILLCVVTIAGLSVAQARDWSYNDCIEYARQHNISLQQSRISGELSEYTLEESKAQWQPTLDFATSHTLSNTPWGYGNKNSYNSNYGLNAGWTVWNGGERENTIKRNKLQTQISSLNTEDMFRSLETDMLSVYMNILYAKESIAIYEEAVKLSEAQADRARQLMESGRMSRVDYAQLQAQYEQDRYSLVNAQGTYETRLMELKRLLELGIDTEISLQAIEWTAQEVLAEVPPIEESYQLALATDSRLKANKLEEESSDYDIKIAKAGAMPRISLNAGISTGYFAPGNNFGEQIKRSVSESIGLTLSLPILDGKRTKMAVARANAQRINAQLDTESRLNDIAQQIESCYIDLRAAQSRYTAGEEQVKSAELSNELVNEQFNLGLVNTIELLTAHNNLLEARHSLLQAKYMAILEHKMIEFYRTSSVTMP
- a CDS encoding efflux RND transporter periplasmic adaptor subunit, producing the protein MRIQQLIYTASIALMLSACSKEAKISLETAKVEVGEISESVTATGTVESVTQVDVGTQVTGIIDKLYVDYNSVVTKGQLLAEIEKTLLESDLKSADANMESARLTYEYNKTNYERDKKLHDKQLISDYEFQTSAKDYEVSKTSYDKARADRVRAAKNLNYAEIYSPIDGVVISREVEVGQTVVSNMNVANLYVIADLDNMQVVGNVDEADIGQVKLGQAVTFTVDAYPEMVFNGTVTQVRLNPTTESNVVTYEVIVAAPNPEHKLIPGLTANLTIYVTQEKDILTIPNKAFRFLPHDYPDAKNLPAAPADVEPFMAAEPDMKRVWVVRDNALVPVTIKTGVSNGAVTQVISGIGENDVVAVEYDMGMPQMGMPQGMGDGERSPFAPQPPGQRKK
- a CDS encoding ABC transporter ATP-binding protein, with the translated sequence MNTNREIIRIENLRRDFVVGGETVHALRGVSFTIHEGEFVTIMGTSGSGKSTLLNLLGCLDTPTTGEYKLDGVSVQSMSKNERAVTRNRKIGFVFQSYNLLPKTTALENVELPLLYNPKVSARQRRDMATKALEAVGLHDRLYHKSNQMSGGQQQRVAIARALVNDPVIILADEATGNLDTRTSYSILVLFQQLHSRGRTIIFVTHNPDLAAYSSRNIVLRDGKIVSDVINPNPASAKEVYDSLPAEND
- a CDS encoding ABC transporter permease, producing MKFGNLFKIALKALNNNKMRCFLTMLGVIIGVASVITMLAIGQGSKDSIKAQISEMGSNMIMIHPGNMQRGGVRQSADDTQSLEVVDFEAIRDEAAFVSSISPTVNSGGQFINGNNNYPSTIYGVTPDYLDIRKVKVADGAIFTEQDIKSAAKVCLLGKTVIDNLFPNGENPIGRVVRFNKIPFTVIGTLEPKGTNSMGMDQDDVVLAPYTTIMKRVLAIDYIQGLYASAVDEDMTDDAIDEITEILRRQHKLKDGAIDDFEIRSQQELSEMMNSTSDMMTVLLACIAGISLLVGGIGIMNIMYVSVTERTREIGLRMSIGARGIDILVQFLIEAVIISVTGGVIGVIVGALASWLVNVVAHWPVSIQVYSVVLSFVVCTVTGVFFGWYPAKKAANLDPIEAIRYE